ACGGGATAGTTCCTTCGCTGACACGAGATCGAGTAGCCAGCAGGGCGTGCGAAACGCGCCGAAAAGCGGGAGACTAAGTATGATCCGCCCCGAATCGGGGGTATGAGCCTGGGACAGCGGGTCTCGAGCGACCACCAGCTCACCCGACTGCTACAGATCGGGATCGTCCTGGAAGAGGTCGTCGAGTCGCGTGCCGCCCACCACCTCGAGTCGTTGCCCGAGGCCGAACGCGAGGCCATCGACGAGGAGGTACGAGCGTTACTCGCCGAGGCGGCCGAGGAGTCAGCCGAGCACCGCCAGCGCCTCGAGGCGCTCGTCGACGAACTCGACGCCGAGACGGTCTCCTACGAGGAGATCAACACGCTGGTCGACGCCCGCTACGGGCCGCCCGAGGACACCGACGGCGTCCTCTACGATCAGCTGTGTAACGAGGAGACGGCCTACAAGTTCTACGACGACCTCATCGCGGCGATCGAGGCCTCCGAGACGGACTTCAGCGTCGACCGCGAGCGCGTCCTCGACACCCTCGAGGCGATCCGCGAGGAGGAGACCGAGGGGGTCGAAGCGGTAACGGAGATCATGGAGCGACGAGCATGAGCGGGGAGACGACGGGAACGAACCGAACACGCACGTCGCACATATTGCGCACATCGCGGACGCGAGGTGGCAATCGATGAATACGGCAGATCAATACCTGAAGGCGGTCTACCTGGCACAGCGTCTCGAAGACGGCCCGGCCTCCACCGGCACCCTCGCGGAGTTACTCGAGGTCAGCCCGGCGAGCGTCAACGAGATGATCGGGAAACTCGAGGAGCGCGAGTTGGTCGAACACGAGAAGTACAAGGGAGCGACGCTCACCGACGAGGGACTCGAGCGCGCACACAACGCCCTCCAGACGTACTGTATCATCGAGCGATTTCTCACGAACGTCCTCGAGGTCGAGGAGTTCCGCGAGGAGGCTCGCGCCCTCGAGAGCGTCATCG
This region of Natronosalvus halobius genomic DNA includes:
- a CDS encoding ferritin-like domain-containing protein; its protein translation is MSLGQRVSSDHQLTRLLQIGIVLEEVVESRAAHHLESLPEAEREAIDEEVRALLAEAAEESAEHRQRLEALVDELDAETVSYEEINTLVDARYGPPEDTDGVLYDQLCNEETAYKFYDDLIAAIEASETDFSVDRERVLDTLEAIREEETEGVEAVTEIMERRA
- a CDS encoding metal-dependent transcriptional regulator; translated protein: MNTADQYLKAVYLAQRLEDGPASTGTLAELLEVSPASVNEMIGKLEERELVEHEKYKGATLTDEGLERAHNALQTYCIIERFLTNVLEVEEFREEARALESVIDETVADRLDTIIDRREECPDCFDAEEDCCAYLEAGSLAE